A single Vespula vulgaris chromosome 3, iyVesVulg1.1, whole genome shotgun sequence DNA region contains:
- the LOC127062375 gene encoding mitochondrial coenzyme A diphosphatase NUDT8 isoform X1 yields the protein MRKAMEMAKLRIFSRNLQLSALNFQRSLNKIDAVKLKSEDVLCEKNRKSCINKFKLVKTTNKYKDNVNQAAVLIPICMHKGELGILYTLRSSKLNSNRGQVSFPGGMYDKTDRDLEETALRETWEELKIPREKIDVWACGNLIDGKNINIMPVLGYIGEIDPEKLEKNPDEVEEAFIIYLNDFCNPSLCRFTQFRDSYTLPTYLGGKHRVWGLTAAITHIALSALLPEVYKHKLVHLKSIVPSKAKISKSSTVVGDQNN from the exons ATGAGGAAAGCAATGGAAATGGCTAAGTTACGAATCTTTTCAAGAAATTTACAATTATCAGCTCTA AATTTCCAACGGAGTCTTAATAAGATTGACGCAGTCAAATTAAAATCGGAAGATGTGCTCTGCGAAAAAAATCGGAAGTCTTGCATCAACAAATTCAAACTTGTTAAAACGACGAACAAATACAAAGATAATGTGAATCAAGCGGCCGTACTTATACCCATCTGCATGCATAAAGGCGAACTTGGAATTCTTTACACCTTGAGATCTTCAAAATTGAATTCAAATCGAGGACAAGTCTCTTTCCCGGGCGGAATGTACGATAAAACTGATCGTGACCTAGAAGAAACTGCGTTAAGAGAAACTTGGGAAGAGTTAAAAATACCTAGAGAAAAGATTGATGTATGGGCTTGTGGCAATTTAAtcgatggaaaaaatataaacataatgcCGGTATTAGGCTACATAGGCGAAATAGATcctgaaaaattagaaaaaaatccCGATGAAGTCGAGGAAGCtttcattatatatctaaaCGATTTCTGTAATCCATCCTTGTGTCGTTTTACACAATTTCGCGATAGCTACACGTTGCCTACTTATCTCGGTGGCAAACATCGTGTTTGGGGTCTTACCGCTGCTATTACTCATATAGCTTTATCTGCTTTGTTACCCGAAGTGTATAAACATAAGCTTGTTCATTTAAAATCTATAGTTCCATCAAAGGCAAAAATAAGTAAGAGTAGTACAGTCGTGGGCGATCAAAACAATTGA
- the LOC127062375 gene encoding uncharacterized protein LOC127062375 isoform X2, whose product MPVESSIYWNSFDSHKTLSGGSSNNSDRHYVDPWDLENYAYLRRYSVNVPTLRYQQDRRTCCQSEYWYNQSLREAQYSIPAFTQKLYCDSSCRKENNVYYYHHPIYEDEISNTASYSIYSPLSALTSCEMMENYSISDYDYRSLYANSQIRTDTDLRYSRNYSHRNIPNDNVRYFEKLQYNVEEYYMSTRMAPVEEKYMTDVIAPLNLDLNTYGHLKIDYTDSWNSLKRKISK is encoded by the exons ATGCCGGTGGAATCTTCGATATATTGGAATTCATTCGATTCTCATAAGACGCTTTCAGGTGGAAGTTCTAACAATAGTGATCGTCACTATGTTGATCCTTGGGATTTGGAAAATTATGCTTATCTTCGACGATATAGTGTTAATGTTCCGACACTGCGTTATCAACAAGATCGACGAACTTGTTGTCAATCTGAATATTG GTATAACCAATCATTAAGAGAAGCGCAATATAGTATACCAGCCTTTACGCAAAAATTATACTGTGACTCGTCCTGCAGAAAGGAGAACAAtgtctattattatcatcatcccATCTACGAAGATGAAATTTCGAATACTGCTTCGTATTCCATCTATTCACCTCTTTCTg cTTTAACATCTTGTGAAATGAtggaaaattattcgatatcggATTATGATTATAGATCCTTGTACGCAAATTCACAAATACGCACGGATACAGATCTTAGATACTCAAGAAATTATTCTCATCGGAATATACCCAACGATAACGTACGATATTTTG AAAAATTGCAATATAATGTGGAAGAATATTATATGAGTACAAGAATGGCTCCAGTAGAAGAGAAGTATATGACGGATGTGATAGCACCACTAAATCTTGATTTGAATACATATGGACATCTTAAAATTGATTACACAGACAGTTGGAAttctctaaaaagaaaaattagcaAATGA
- the LOC127062379 gene encoding GRB10-interacting GYF protein 2-like codes for MATSRTTLRPDLQALLDNFTNLKNVYLALKTFCNIQDELLQYEKAKSFKMEEEMKKMTKTFSSLEEQRKKSIEEIRKEKEELKTALLESRQECNHLRLVYVDRNIEDEQICRLQDELEVLKAELILQEERHKEEIVKLERQYIEELQKYKTLLESRQQYQSKKQKHPAIDNMSNQPSAIIKTKNRKKKEKPSFRWPGLNISKMPKVIVTDIENKDDIDEDTSATTKRKKRLYYEDKDAIIDI; via the exons ATGGCTACGAGTCGAACGACTTTACGTCCGGATTTACAAGCATTactcgataattttacaaatctCAAAAAC GTATACTTAGCGCTAAAAACGTTCTGCAATATTCAGGATGAGCTATTGCAATATGAGAAAGCTAAATCTTtcaaaatggaagaagaaatgaaaaaaatgacaaagacATTTTCATCTTTGGAGGAACAACGTAAAAAATCTATAGAAGaaatacgaaaggaaaaagaagaattaaaaacggCTTTGCTTGAATCCCGACAGGAATGCAATCATCTTCGACTCGTTTACGTCGATCGTAATATCGAAGATGAGCAaa TTTGTAGATTACAGGATGAGCTCGAAGTATTGAAAGCTGAATTGATATTACAAGAGGAAAGACACAAAGAAGAGATTGTTAAACTCGAAAGGCAGTATATAgaagaattacaaaaatacaaaacattATTGGAATCGAGACAACAG TATcaaagtaaaaaacaaaagcatCCAGCGATCGACAACATGTCGAACCAACCATCGGCAATTATTAAAActaagaatagaaagaaaaaagaaaaaccatcTTTCAG GTGGCCTGgattaaatatatcgaaaatgcCAAAAGTTATTGTTACTGATATAGAGAACAAAGATGATATAGACGAAGATACATCGGCAACtaccaaaaggaaaaaaagactTTATTATGAAGATAAAGATGcgataattgatatataa
- the LOC127062380 gene encoding tumor protein p53-inducible nuclear protein 2 translates to MLSSLANYLLGGNISTTQNSRNASNSESLENFPVVARLSQVEVEGDDWILIDRTIEGATALEESWYVTPPACFTRAGPVNVETSPLEDLLIEHPSMSVYRATTASPVAPDTPPPTPDATEERDFEEDVTPPARTSDLSTVSIEHGLRRSEDNDTLSRPAIHDGRPANNRTNSDKVRVIQLRSAQKVLEKRSTQALKRGRLERSNKLREVFSVKGKRPRRQDRLRLQNSGANNNRKC, encoded by the exons ATGCTAAGTAGCTTGGCGAACTATTTACTAGGAGGTAACATCTCCACAACACAAAATTCGCGCAATGCTTCCAATAGTGAAAGTCTGGAGAATTTCCCTGTAGTAGCTAGACTCAGTCAGGTGGAGGTCGAGGGCGACGATTGGATCCTCATCGACCGCACTA TTGAGGGCGCAACGGCGCTGGAGGAGTCGTGGTATGTAACACCTCCCGCATGTTTTACACGGGCAGGACCCGTAAACGTAGAAACCTCACCGCTCGAGGATTTGCTGATCGAGCACCCAAGTATGTCTGTCTATCGAGCGACGACAGCGTCTCCGGTCGCTCCTGATACTCCACCGCCTACGCCAGACGCTACGGAGGAACGAGACTTCGAAGAGGATGTTACTCCGCCTGCTCGTACTTCAGATCTATCCACCGTTTCCATAGAACATGGTCTCAGAAGGAGCGAGGATAACGATACATTATCCAGACCGGCCATCCATGACGGTAGACCTGCCAATAACCGGACTAATAGTGACAAAGTCCGAGTCATTCAGCTTCGTTCCGCTCAAAAG GTTCTTGAGAAAAGATCTACTCAAGCACTGAAGAGAGGTCGATTGGAGAGGAGTAACAAACTGAGGGAAGTGTTCAGTGTAAAGGGCAAGCGGCCACGTCGCCAAGACCGTTTACGTCTTCAAAATAGTGGcgcaaataataatcgaaaatgcTAG